The sequence GTTATTGCGGGTCTTTTTAGAAGAAGTTTCATTTTGGCAATATAAAATTTTGAAATGCTGTTTAGACAAAGATGCAAAAATCTTCAAAAATTATAGCATAAATTGTATAATCTTAAATATGAGCAATAAAACAATATCGTCCGTTGGCGAATTTGGATTTATAAACATAATAAAGAAAAAATTTGCTTTGCAGCGGCGCAATAAACAAGTTAGCGTTCCCATAGGCGACGACTGTTTTTGTTTTAAATCCGGCGGCATAAATTTATGCGTTACAAAAGATATGCTTGTTGAGGACGTTCATTTTAAAAAAGAGTGGACTTATCCTCAAGAACTTGGCGCTAAAGCCGTTGAGGTAAACGTAAGCGACGCGGCTTCTATGGGCGGCGCGCTGCCGAAATATATTTTTATAGGTTTAGGTTTGCCGCCTGAAACAGATTTTAAATATGTTGAAAAAATATATCAGGGAATTAAAAACGCCTGCGCAAAGTATAAAATTTTACTTGCCGGCGGGGATAGCGTAAAATCTGATAAAATTATTATTTCCGTTACCGTTATAGCGGTAGGCGGTAAAAATATTGTTCAAAGAACCGGGGCTAAAGCCGGAGATTTGATAGGCGTTACAAATACTTTCGGCAATGCCGGCGCGGGCGTGGAACTTTTATATAAATACGCGGGTAAACGCAAATTTAATAAAGAAGAAAAATATCTGATAAAAAAACAAAACAGTCCGCAGGCGCGCTTAAAAGAAGCGGGTAAAATAGCTAAATATTTAACTTCAATGACGGACGCTTCCGACGGGCTTTACGTTTCATTAGATCTTATTGCCGCAAAAGCGGGCGCAAATATAGCGCTTGAGAAAATTCCTCTGTCAAAAGAATTAAAGAACGTTTTTAAAGATAAACAAAAACAAATTAATTTGGCGTTATTTGGCGCGGAAGATTTTGAACTTGTTTTTACTGTTGCAAAATCTAAAGCCGCGGCAGTTAAAAAGTTAGTTCCTACGGTTTCCTATATAGGCGAAATAACCGATTCTAAAAAGGTAAAATATTTCTATAATGGCAAAGAACAAAAAATTAAATACGCGGGTTTCAAACATTTTTGAAACTTCTTCTGCCGAACAGACGCGCAAAATAGGCGGCGAATTTTCAAAACTTTTGAAAAAAGGCGATATTATTTTTTTAAAAGGCGATCTTGGCAGCGGGAAAACAACTTTCACGCAAGGCGTTGTTAACGCGTTTGGCAATAAAGGGTTTGCAAGAAGCTCTTCGTTTATGCTTGTTTGTGAATATAGCGGCGCAAACGCGGCGGATAAACTTTTTCATTTGGATTTATACAGATTGTCTCAGGCAACTGTTTGGGATATAGGAATTGAAGAGTATATTTACGGCGATAATATTTCTATTATTGAATGGGCGGACAGACTTGTCGGCGTTAAGCCGAATTGGCTTGTTGAAATGGAATATGTCGGAGACAATAACAGAAAAATTACAATAGAGTGTGTGAAATGAAAATTTTAGCGGTAGAAACTTCCGGAAAAACTTTTAGCGTAGCAATTAACGAAGACGGAAAAACTTTGGTTTCGTTTATTTATGATTGCGGACATGTGCATTCTGAAATGATAATTCCCGTAATTGAAAAAGCTTTAAGCGACACCGGAAACGCTTATAACTCAATAGATAAGTTTGCAGTTTGCGCAGGCCCTGGAAGTTTTACCGGAATAAGAGTAGGAATGACCGTTGTTAAAACGCTGTCGCAAACGCTTAAAAAACCGGTTGTTTCAATAGATGCGTTAAGCATTCTTGAAAAATCTTTTATTGATATTTACGGCATTAAACTTGTGGCGGCAATAGATGCGTTAAGGGACGAGGTTTACGTTAAAAGCAAAAAAGGTATTGTAATAAAAAGCGTGGATTTATTTATAAAAGAAAATAAAAAATATAAAAATAAAATTATAATTATTGGCAATGCCGCAGAAGTTTACAAAGAAAAACTTGCCAAAAATTTAGGCAATATTTGTTTGCCTTCGGTATTTAATATTCCCAAAGCTTCCGTTCTTGCTTTTATGGCTCAACGTGAAAAAGGCGTCAGCTATTCCAAAGCGGAACCTCTTTACGTGCGCCGCTCGTGGGCAGAAGAGTCCGTGAAAATAAAAAGGAGCTAAAAATGGAAATTCAGGGCTATATACTTCATGTCAAAGGTTCCGACGATCGCTATCAACATATGCAGGAGCAAATTAGAAATCTTAAAATTCCGTTTAAATATATTTTAGACGGCGATCAATGCGACCTGACTGCTGAAATAATTTCAAAAAATTTTAAAGATAAGTTAGCTTGTGTTTCGGGAATTTCTTCATGTACATATAAACATTTTCTGTCTTTAAGAGACATGATAAAAAATAATGTTCCTTACGGATTGATTTTTGAAAACGATGTGTTTCTTGATAAAAATTTTGAAGCAGCTGTTCATAAAGCAATTTCTGAAATAAAAGCAAGCAAGCAAGCAAGCAGTATAAAAAATTTTTATTTAAGTTTGGAAGATTCATTTATGAAATTTGTTAAAGGCAGCGCCCGCAAAAAAGGGCAAACCGTTTATAAAATAGAAAGAGGCGAATATGGCGGATATAATGGATATAACACAAGAGCCGCCGGAGCATATATCGTAGATTTGGAAGCGGCAAAGAATATAATAAAAGAAGTAGATTCAAATAAATGCGGGCTTGTAAGCGATTGGTTTTATACATATTGCGTCGGTGAAGGTATTATAAATTTATATTATATTCATCCTACCATAGTTTCGCAGGGAAGTCATAATGGAAAGTTTAATTCTTTGTTCCCTGGGGTAAAACGTAAAGGGCGTTTGTCTTACCTGCTTCAAAAACAATATAAGAAGCTTCTTTGGCGCTTAAGATAATTTAGTATTTGCTTGAAGGTTCTAAGATATATACCGTAACGTCTCTAAACATCCACGATTGTTCTTCTTTGGCGTTGTTTACTCCCAAATCCACCCTGTTGCCTTTGATAAGATTTCCCGTATCTCCTGCATATCCGTAACCGTATCCTGAAATAAAAAGTCTTGTTTTTAAAGGTATAACTTTAGGATCTACGGCAACTATTCCTCTTTGCATTTTCTGTCCGAGAAAGGTTACGGTTCCATCTCCCCACGCAAGCGGGTCTCCGGGATAGTAAGCGGTTGCCACCATTTTTTTTCTTTTCATTTTTGAAAGATTATAAACTTTTTCTACTTTGTTGTCAGGCGTAAGAAGCGCAAGGCGGTAGTGCTCTTTTGCTATTGAACGTTCGTTTAAAACTTCTCTTTTGTGAAGTTTTCCGTCGTAATAAATATCGGAGACAATTCTTATTACGGTTTTTTCAACGCCTCTTTGAAGCTGCGTTTTTCTTAAGTTTGAATTGTAAACTCTGCTCCAAGTAACTCTAAACGGAATTTTTTCGGTTATTTTTTTTGTCTGTTTTTTTACTCTTGTTATTTTTGCGGTTTTAAGAGGGGGAAGCGGTTTGTTTAAATCGCGTGAAATTATATCGTTTTTGCCAAGCGTTATGTTTATGCGCGCAAGAATTGTTTTTAAAGGTATAAATTTGTAAGGTTTTACCGTAATAATTTTATTATCTACTCTAACATAAGCGCGAGACTTTGATATATCTATCAAGTGTAAAAGAATTGAAAAAATAAATATGCCGGCAGCGGCGACGGCTATTTTTAGCGGTATTTTAATTTTAGTTTTCATTTTCGTCAAGATACGGACGAACTCTAAATTCTACGCCGGCGTCTTTTGCAATTTTTTCAACTTTTGACACGTCAAGCCCCGGAAGTTCTACGGCGGTTATTACAACCTGGGGGATGTATTCTTTAGCTTCTTTTGCAAATTTTATAATTTCGTCAAAAGATTCTTCGCCGAAAGCCGGACGGTTAAGTTCGTTATGTTCTTTAGGATTTGTTCCGTTAAGACTTATTGAAACGGCATCCGCCAAACCTTTGAGCTGCGGTAAAATATTCTTTTGGTGATAACGGTTTGCAAGCCCCGCGGTATTTATGCGTACTTTGCCGCCGTTGTCTTTTACCCATTTGGAAACTTCTTTTACAATATTAGGTTTTACAAGCGCGTCGCCGTAACCGCAAAAAATAATCTCGCCGTATTTTTTCGGATCGCCTATATTTTTTATGATATCCTGCGCGGACGGCTCTTTTTGAAGTTTTAAATCATTGCCGTGAAAATTGTTAGCCCATTTGTGTTTTATGCAATAAGGGCACGCCATCATGCAGCGGTTGGTAATATTCAAATATAAATTGTTTCCAAAAACATAAGATATTGTATTCATTTTATTTCCTCTTGTTAAGGGCGCTTCGCCTCTTAACAATACTCGTCATACTTTTTACAGGCGATCTGGAAGCAACTGCAATGACTGCTGCTTACCTTCTTATCATCATAACTTCTTATCTTCTAAAATGTTGAACAATTTTTTTGCGTTGTCAGTTGTTATTTTTGCCGCTTCTTCGTAAGAAATTCTTTTGATGGCTGCTATGGCTTTTAACGTTTCAATTACGTAAGCCGGTTCATTTCTTTGCCCGCGATAATTTTGCGCGGAAAGGTAAGGGCAGTCCGTTTCTATTAAAAGTTTTGAAATATCGGTTTCTGCCACAACTTGTCTTAATGTTTCATTTTTCGGATAAGTTACAGGTCCGTCAACTCCCAAAAGAAATCCGCGGTCTGTAAAAAATTTAGCTTCTTGTGCGGCGCCCGTAAAATAATGCACAACGCCTTTTGGAAGAGTTTTGTAAGCTTTTAAGATATTTATAATATCGTCAAATGCTTCGCGGCAATGTATTATGAGAGGCTTATTGTGTTTAATAGCGATATCTATCTGTTTTATAAAAACTTCTTTTTGCAATTGTTTTGACTCGGTTTCGTAGTGATAATCAAGCCCTGCTTCTCCGACGGCTATAGCTTTTGGATTTTTTAAAAGTTCTTCAAGCTTTTTAAAATCTTTTTCAGAAACGTTTTGCGCTTCCTGCGGGTGAATGCCGAAAGACGCATATATATTGTCGCGCTTTGAAAACTCTAAAGCTGCGTCCCATTCTCCGGTTTCGCATGCTATTTCAAAAATATAACTTACGCCGGCGGCTTTGGCTCTTTGCAAAACAAACTCGCGGTCTTGGTTGAATTTAGAATCCGTTAAATGAGCGTGAGTATCTATAATCATTTTTGCACAATGCGGGGAAATAAAATTCCCGGGTTTTCAAGTTTTGCGCCTGCGGAAATAAATCCGTTTTCAGGAATTGTTTTATCGGCAAAATACTTTTTAGCCGTATCTGTTATATTTCCGTTTGCGCCTATTATTTTCCAAATTTTCTCGGATATTTCGGGCATAAAAGGCAGCAGATGAATAATTATTAACGCTGTTGCCTGTAAGTATGAATTAATGCACGCCGGCAGTTTTTCAGGTTCGGTTTTTGCAAGTTTCCACGGCGCGTCGTTTTCTATTTGCTGGTTTACTAATGTAATTGCGTTTTGCAAAGCTTCGGCGGCTTTGTGAGGATGAATTGCGTCCATGGCCGGAGAAAAATCTTTATTTAAAATTTCCGCCGCTTTTTTTGTAAGTTCAAGCCCGTTTTGCGCGTTTGGAACTTCAAGGTTAAAATATTTTTCCGCCATTTTTATTGTGCGCGAAATAAGATTGCCTAAATTGTTAGCCAAATCGGTATTATATTTTAAAGTAAAAGCGTTCCATGAAATATCGCCGTCGGGACCAAACGGTATAAGCGTTACCGCTAAATATCTTGCCGCATCAACGCCGAATTTATCTACAAGTTCCTGAGGCGAAATAACGTTGCCGAGGCTCTTTGACATTTTTATTCCGTTTGAAGTGAAAAATCCGTGGGAAGAAACTTTTTTAGGAAGCGCAAACCCGGCTCCCATAAGAAGCGCCGGCCAAATTACAGAGTGAAACCACAGAATATCTTTTGCCATTAAGTGAACGTCCGCAGGCCAGTATTTGTTAAAAGTTTTCTCGTCGGAAGGATAACCTATGCCGGTTATATAATTTATTAACGCGTCAACCCAAACGTAAACCGTTTGTTTTTGGTCAAACGGAACGGGTATGCCCCATTCCAAAGCGGCTCTTGAAACGCTTATATCTTCAAGACCAAGTTTTAATTTTCCTATAATTTCATTTCTTCTTTCTTCAGGCTGTATTTCAATATATTCTTTATGGTTTTTATCGGTAATTCTTTCAAGAAGCGCGTTTTGAAAAGACGATAGTTTGAAAAAATAATTTTCTTCCGCTTGTAGAACCGGTTTTGTTTTGTGCAGGTGGCAACATCCGTTTTCGTCTAAATCTTTCTCGGAATAAAATCTTTCGCAGCCCGTGCAGTAAAGAGCTTCGTATTTTTTCTTAAAAATTAAACCTTTATCAAAAAGTATTTGAACAAATTTTTGAACGGCCGTATCTTGTCTTGCTTCGGTTGTTCTTATAAAATCCGTATAAGATATGTTTAAAAGTTTCCAAGCTTCTTTAAAACGCGCGCTCATTTCATCTACAAGCTCTTTCGGGGTTTTGCCTTTTTCTTTTGCGGCGGCGGCAATTTTTGCGCCGTGCTCGTCTGTGCCCGTAAGGAAGAAAACGTCAAAATTATTCAAACGTTTCCATCTTGCGAGAATATCCGAAGCTATTGTGGTGTAGGAGTGTCCTATATGCGGAATATCGTTCACATAATATATAGGTGTGGTAATGTAATATTTACGCATTTTAATTCCTTTTATTTAACTCTTTTATTTGAGATATGGGAAACGTCTTAAAATCTTTATTACCGAAGTCCGCGGTGATAATTTCTTTTATGCAGTCTATTGCCGCCAAGCGCGCTTTTCCGTTTGGCGTTGAGATGGTTTCGCCTACGCGCGGCAATTCTTTTTTGATATTTTTATAAGTGTCGTTTTCGTAAGCTATGCAGCACATAAGCCTTCCGCAAAGGCCTGAAAGTTTGGTTGTGTTAAGAGAAAGTTCCTGCTCTTTTGCCATGTCTATGGTTACGGAATTAAAATCTTTTAAAAAACTCTGGCAGCACAAAACTTGCCCGCAGGTGCCTATGCCTCCGACAATTTTAGACTCGTCGCGAACGCCGATTTGCACCATTTGAATTCTTGTTTTTAAAACGTGTCCCAAATCTTTTATAAGCTCTCTGAAATCCACTCTGGTTTCGGACGTGTAATATACAAACAGTTTGGAGCGGTCAAAAGTATATTGAACGTAAGTAAGTTTCATGTCTAATTCGTGGTTTTTGGCTTTTTCAAGAACCGTGGGAAAAACTTTTTCGGCTTTTTGCGCGTTCTCGTTTATTTTTTTTCTGTCTTCTTCGGTAACTTTTCTGATAATTTTACCGATATGTTCTTTGCCTTTTTGAATTTCTTTTTCTTTTTCAAAAACCACGCCGAATTCCACGCCGTGCTCGGTTTCAAGAATTACCTCGTCGCCCGGGCGAATGTCGTGATGCGAGACTTCCGCGTATGTTTTATCTTTAATTCTTCTAAGCATTACTCCGGCTACGGATGGCATATGTTAACCTCTTTTTTTATTGTTCAAAGCTTAAACATCTTTGATGTTTTTTTTAAGTCGTATAAATCCAACAGCAAATTGTCCATTACGGTTTGCGCGTTTACGTTTTTTAAAATTAAGGCGCGCGCGTTGTTTAAGTATTCAAGCGTTTTTATAGCGCTGTGCGGATATAATCTGAAATCTTTTTTTGCTTCCGCGGTCATTGCGCCTATATATTCTAACGTTTCGTCTTTTGCAACTTTGCGCGATAAATTTAAAATATCGGCGGCGTCTAAATTTTCATTTTTTATTTTAAGCCACAAAGATAAACCTTCGCTT is a genomic window of Endomicrobium proavitum containing:
- the thiL gene encoding thiamine-phosphate kinase, producing the protein MSNKTISSVGEFGFINIIKKKFALQRRNKQVSVPIGDDCFCFKSGGINLCVTKDMLVEDVHFKKEWTYPQELGAKAVEVNVSDAASMGGALPKYIFIGLGLPPETDFKYVEKIYQGIKNACAKYKILLAGGDSVKSDKIIISVTVIAVGGKNIVQRTGAKAGDLIGVTNTFGNAGAGVELLYKYAGKRKFNKEEKYLIKKQNSPQARLKEAGKIAKYLTSMTDASDGLYVSLDLIAAKAGANIALEKIPLSKELKNVFKDKQKQINLALFGAEDFELVFTVAKSKAAAVKKLVPTVSYIGEITDSKKVKYFYNGKEQKIKYAGFKHF
- the tsaE gene encoding tRNA (adenosine(37)-N6)-threonylcarbamoyltransferase complex ATPase subunit type 1 TsaE; its protein translation is MAKNKKLNTRVSNIFETSSAEQTRKIGGEFSKLLKKGDIIFLKGDLGSGKTTFTQGVVNAFGNKGFARSSSFMLVCEYSGANAADKLFHLDLYRLSQATVWDIGIEEYIYGDNISIIEWADRLVGVKPNWLVEMEYVGDNNRKITIECVK
- the tsaB gene encoding tRNA (adenosine(37)-N6)-threonylcarbamoyltransferase complex dimerization subunit type 1 TsaB — protein: MKILAVETSGKTFSVAINEDGKTLVSFIYDCGHVHSEMIIPVIEKALSDTGNAYNSIDKFAVCAGPGSFTGIRVGMTVVKTLSQTLKKPVVSIDALSILEKSFIDIYGIKLVAAIDALRDEVYVKSKKGIVIKSVDLFIKENKKYKNKIIIIGNAAEVYKEKLAKNLGNICLPSVFNIPKASVLAFMAQREKGVSYSKAEPLYVRRSWAEESVKIKRS
- a CDS encoding glycosyltransferase family 25 protein, with amino-acid sequence MEIQGYILHVKGSDDRYQHMQEQIRNLKIPFKYILDGDQCDLTAEIISKNFKDKLACVSGISSCTYKHFLSLRDMIKNNVPYGLIFENDVFLDKNFEAAVHKAISEIKASKQASSIKNFYLSLEDSFMKFVKGSARKKGQTVYKIERGEYGGYNGYNTRAAGAYIVDLEAAKNIIKEVDSNKCGLVSDWFYTYCVGEGIINLYYIHPTIVSQGSHNGKFNSLFPGVKRKGRLSYLLQKQYKKLLWRLR
- a CDS encoding G5 and 3D domain-containing protein, encoding MKTKIKIPLKIAVAAAGIFIFSILLHLIDISKSRAYVRVDNKIITVKPYKFIPLKTILARINITLGKNDIISRDLNKPLPPLKTAKITRVKKQTKKITEKIPFRVTWSRVYNSNLRKTQLQRGVEKTVIRIVSDIYYDGKLHKREVLNERSIAKEHYRLALLTPDNKVEKVYNLSKMKRKKMVATAYYPGDPLAWGDGTVTFLGQKMQRGIVAVDPKVIPLKTRLFISGYGYGYAGDTGNLIKGNRVDLGVNNAKEEQSWMFRDVTVYILEPSSKY
- a CDS encoding TatD family nuclease-associated radical SAM protein; protein product: MNTISYVFGNNLYLNITNRCMMACPYCIKHKWANNFHGNDLKLQKEPSAQDIIKNIGDPKKYGEIIFCGYGDALVKPNIVKEVSKWVKDNGGKVRINTAGLANRYHQKNILPQLKGLADAVSISLNGTNPKEHNELNRPAFGEESFDEIIKFAKEAKEYIPQVVITAVELPGLDVSKVEKIAKDAGVEFRVRPYLDENEN
- a CDS encoding TatD family hydrolase, which encodes MIIDTHAHLTDSKFNQDREFVLQRAKAAGVSYIFEIACETGEWDAALEFSKRDNIYASFGIHPQEAQNVSEKDFKKLEELLKNPKAIAVGEAGLDYHYETESKQLQKEVFIKQIDIAIKHNKPLIIHCREAFDDIINILKAYKTLPKGVVHYFTGAAQEAKFFTDRGFLLGVDGPVTYPKNETLRQVVAETDISKLLIETDCPYLSAQNYRGQRNEPAYVIETLKAIAAIKRISYEEAAKITTDNAKKLFNILEDKKL
- the metG gene encoding methionine--tRNA ligase, with amino-acid sequence MRKYYITTPIYYVNDIPHIGHSYTTIASDILARWKRLNNFDVFFLTGTDEHGAKIAAAAKEKGKTPKELVDEMSARFKEAWKLLNISYTDFIRTTEARQDTAVQKFVQILFDKGLIFKKKYEALYCTGCERFYSEKDLDENGCCHLHKTKPVLQAEENYFFKLSSFQNALLERITDKNHKEYIEIQPEERRNEIIGKLKLGLEDISVSRAALEWGIPVPFDQKQTVYVWVDALINYITGIGYPSDEKTFNKYWPADVHLMAKDILWFHSVIWPALLMGAGFALPKKVSSHGFFTSNGIKMSKSLGNVISPQELVDKFGVDAARYLAVTLIPFGPDGDISWNAFTLKYNTDLANNLGNLISRTIKMAEKYFNLEVPNAQNGLELTKKAAEILNKDFSPAMDAIHPHKAAEALQNAITLVNQQIENDAPWKLAKTEPEKLPACINSYLQATALIIIHLLPFMPEISEKIWKIIGANGNITDTAKKYFADKTIPENGFISAGAKLENPGILFPRIVQK
- a CDS encoding PSP1 domain-containing protein, whose translation is MPSVAGVMLRRIKDKTYAEVSHHDIRPGDEVILETEHGVEFGVVFEKEKEIQKGKEHIGKIIRKVTEEDRKKINENAQKAEKVFPTVLEKAKNHELDMKLTYVQYTFDRSKLFVYYTSETRVDFRELIKDLGHVLKTRIQMVQIGVRDESKIVGGIGTCGQVLCCQSFLKDFNSVTIDMAKEQELSLNTTKLSGLCGRLMCCIAYENDTYKNIKKELPRVGETISTPNGKARLAAIDCIKEIITADFGNKDFKTFPISQIKELNKRN